A single region of the Streptomyces sp. NBC_00425 genome encodes:
- a CDS encoding oxidoreductase: MAAWSVRDMPDQRGRTAVVTGANSGLGYVTARELARRGARVVLACRSEVRGRDAVERLRAEVPQAEVELGSLDLGDLASVRAFAASLPYERLDLLVNNAGVMAMPYGVTADGFETQFGVNHLGHFALTGLLLPRLLAAGDRTPGPRVVTVSSMAHLLGAVDLGDLNSGRSYRRWVAYGRSKTANLLFTHELARRLAATGADVVAAAAHPGYASTNLQTAGPRAEGRRIAERMMALGNRVLAQPAEAGALPALYAATAPGVRPDSFTGPSLAMWRGAPAPSWRASWTLDDRVAARLWTASEELTGVSYDALKA; encoded by the coding sequence ATGGCTGCCTGGAGTGTGCGCGACATGCCTGATCAGCGTGGTCGTACGGCCGTGGTCACCGGGGCCAACAGCGGGCTCGGGTATGTGACCGCGAGGGAGCTCGCGCGGCGGGGTGCACGCGTCGTGCTCGCCTGCCGCAGTGAGGTGCGGGGGAGGGACGCCGTCGAGCGGTTGCGCGCCGAAGTGCCGCAGGCAGAGGTGGAGTTGGGCTCGCTCGACCTCGGGGATCTCGCCTCTGTGCGGGCGTTCGCCGCGTCGCTGCCGTACGAGCGGCTCGACCTGCTCGTCAACAACGCCGGTGTGATGGCGATGCCGTACGGCGTCACCGCCGACGGGTTCGAGACGCAGTTCGGAGTGAACCACCTCGGGCACTTCGCCCTCACCGGGCTTCTGCTGCCCAGGCTGCTCGCCGCGGGGGATCGGACCCCCGGACCTCGGGTCGTGACCGTGTCCAGCATGGCGCACCTGCTCGGCGCCGTCGATCTCGGTGATCTCAACTCCGGCAGAAGCTACCGCCGTTGGGTGGCCTACGGACGGTCCAAGACCGCCAACCTGCTCTTCACGCACGAGCTGGCGCGCAGGCTCGCGGCGACCGGCGCCGACGTCGTGGCGGCGGCCGCGCACCCGGGATACGCGTCGACCAACCTGCAGACGGCCGGTCCTCGTGCGGAGGGACGCCGGATCGCCGAGCGGATGATGGCGCTCGGTAACCGGGTGCTCGCCCAGCCCGCCGAGGCCGGTGCGCTGCCCGCCCTGTACGCCGCGACCGCGCCCGGCGTGCGCCCCGACTCGTTCACCGGCCCGTCCCTCGCGATGTGGCGCGGCGCTCCCGCACCCTCCTGGCGCGCGTCCTGGACCCTGGACGACCGGGTGGCGGCACGGCTGTGGACCGCCTCGGAGGAGCTGACCGGGGTGTCGTACGACGCCCTGAAGGCCTGA
- the nirD gene encoding nitrite reductase small subunit NirD, which produces MTLAPETTDLKVQLRLAQHAEEWFTVCDLSLLVPGRGVAALLPDGRQVALFRDRAGELYAVDNRDPFSGAAVLSRGLTGTHRGRPFVASPLLKQRFDLTSGECLDDETVRIHTYEVRTA; this is translated from the coding sequence ATGACCCTGGCGCCCGAGACCACCGACCTGAAGGTTCAACTCCGGCTGGCGCAGCACGCGGAGGAGTGGTTCACGGTCTGCGACCTGAGCCTGCTCGTCCCCGGCCGGGGCGTGGCCGCCCTGCTGCCGGACGGCCGCCAGGTCGCCCTGTTCCGCGACCGCGCCGGCGAGCTGTACGCCGTCGACAACCGCGACCCGTTCAGCGGCGCGGCCGTCCTCTCCCGCGGCCTCACCGGCACCCACCGCGGCCGCCCCTTCGTCGCCTCTCCCCTGCTCAAGCAGCGCTTCGACCTCACCAGCGGCGAATGCCTGGACGACGAGACGGTACGCATCCACACCTACGAGGTCCGCACGGCCTGA